A segment of the Fusobacterium ulcerans genome:
AGCTCCACATATAAATGTTATTGCAACTTTAACATCTAAGAAAACTCCTAATAATACAGCTACTATTACTACGAAGTATACCAATATTTTGTATTCTGCTAGTAAGAAAGCCATAGCTCCCTCTCTGATAGCGTCTGTTATTTCCGCTACTCTTGGAATGTTAATTTGATAACTCTCCACTTTTTTAGAATAACCAAAGGCAGCAATCAATGCAAGTATCCCAGCAATTATTCCAACATAGATCAATGAATGTTCCATTACTTAATCCTCCTATATTAATTTAAATTACACACTACATTATATTTGAAAACTTAATTTATTACAAGCATTTTTATTTAAAAAGTGCTCTTATTTTTTAAAAAAATCAAGATTTTTTGTTTTTAATATATTCATATCTTTATCTACAACTAAAACCTTCATTTTTTTATCACTTTCAGCAAATTTCATAACTTTTTCTACTGGCATAGTAAAGAAAGCTGTTGAATATAAATCAGCTAAGAAAGCATCTTCACAGATAACTACTACCATCTTTTTATCTCTCACTGGAAATCCAGTAGTTTTATCCAAGATATGATGATATCTTTTTCCATTTATCTCTACATAAGTTTGATAATCTCCTGACACACCCATACCTTCATCATTAAGTTCTATAATTCCAAGTATTTCTTCTGGATTTTCAGGATTTTGTACACCTATTCTCCAAGGCTTATTTTCTGGTTTTGTATTTATTACATCTATACTTGATATAGTGGTTATAAAGGCACTAGTTATTCCAGCATCTTCCATTAATTTTTTAGCTCTCGCTACTGCATATCCTTTCAAAAAAGATCCTGTATCTATTTCATTTACAGGAGGTTCCATATATATCTTGTTGCCTTCTATTTTTACTTTATCAAAGTCTATTTCCTTAAGTGCCTGAGCTAAACATTCTTTTGATGGAATAGATATTTCACCAACCTCACCAAATCCCCACGCTTTCAATAAAGGACCTATAGTTATATCATATTTTTTATCTGAAAGTTCATATACTTCTCTCACCTTAGAAAAAAGCATAAGTCCTTCATCATCAAGTTCTACTGGAACAGTAGGATCTGAGTTTAATTTTCCTATTATACTAGTTTTTATTTTACTATTAAATTTATTGTCCAGTCGTTCTATTTCATTAAATGCTTCTTCCATTCCTGTTTTGGCTAATTTTTCATCTTTATCATAAATTGTTATTTTTACATAAGTTCCAAAGAGGAATTTTTCACTTTCGAATTTCTGCACTTTTTTTTCTGTACATCCTATAAAAATAAGTGGAAGCAGCAAAATCATCAAAAGTCTTTTTATCACACTATTCACCAGCTTCTTCTTCACCAAATTCATAACCTATTTTTCCATCAGCAATTTCTCTGAAGGCTTTTTTAATATCAGTGTCCTTTTTACTGCATTTAGTTAAGAGTGTTGCTCCCTTTCCTATTTCTCTGGCTCTTTGTCCACTGATTATTGTTAGTATATATTTGTTAGGTATCTTATCAAGTAATTCATCATAAACTATATCTTTTTTCATGTTAGCCTCCTATTTATTTACTTTTTTCTTCTATTATTTTTTTTAATTCATTACATGCTTGCTCTACAGTATGATTTATTATTGTTATATCATATTCTTTCTCATATTCCAACTCTTTTATTGAATTTGCAAGTCTAAGCTGAATAGTTTCTTCACTATCTGTTTTTCTTCCTCTTAATCTTGCTTCAAGATCATTCTCAGTTGGTGTTTTAAAGAAAATAAGATTTGCTCCAGGATATTGATCTCTTACTTGAAGACCACCTTGTACATCAATTTCCAATATTACATTTTCACCTTTTGCCATTCTATTTTCCACTTCTGATTTTAAAGTTCCATAATAATTTCCATGAACTGTTGCAGTTTCTAGAAAATCTCCATTTTCTCTTTTCTTAAGAAACTCTTCTTTGGTAAGAAAATAGTAATCTCTTCCATCTACTTCTCCTGTTCTTGGTTCTCTTGTAGTTGCAGAAGTAGCAAGGTTTATTCCAAGCATTTTACGTACAAGTCTACAGATAGTAGATTTTCCAGCACCACTAGGTCCCGATACTACATATAGATTTCCTTTTGGCATTTTATTCTCCTTTCTCAATTCTAGCTGATATCGTCTCTGGATTTATAGCTGACATTATAACATGATTTGAATCTGTTATTATTAAGGTTTTTGTTTTCCTTCCTAAAGTTGCGTCTATAAGTCTATTTTGAAGTTTAGCTTCCTCTCGCAATCTCTTACTTGGAGCTGAGTCAGGATTTATGACAGCAATTATCCTCACATCCATTACCATATTATTAAATCCAATATTAATGGGTCTCATAGATCCTCCTATTCGATATTCATAGCTTGTTCTCTAATTTTTTCCAATTCATTTTTACATTCTACTATAAGCTTTGAAATATCATACAGATTACACTTTACTCCTGTAGTATTCAATTCTCTGAATATTTCCTGAAGAATAAAATCCATCTTCTTTCCTACTGCTGTATCATTATTTTCCATCTCTTTCCTTAACTGTTCCATATGACTGTCAAGCCTTGAGATTTCTTCTGATATATCTGACTTATCAGTAAAAAGAAGTATTTCTTTAAGAATATCTTCATCTTTAAAATCTATAGTTCCTCTGATTTTATCAAGTCTCTCCATAAGTTTTTCTTTATAGTTTTCAACTACTATTTCTTTATATTTTTTTATTTCAGTTATTTTTTCTTCAAGAACATCTATTCTTTCCAGGAAATAAGCTTTTAATCTATCTCCTTCATCCTCTCTGGTTTGAATAAATGGAATGAGCAGCTCATTTACTTTCCCTAATACAAAAGCTGAATACTCACTTTCATCAATCTCAA
Coding sequences within it:
- a CDS encoding FAD:protein FMN transferase; amino-acid sequence: MNLVKKKLVNSVIKRLLMILLLPLIFIGCTEKKVQKFESEKFLFGTYVKITIYDKDEKLAKTGMEEAFNEIERLDNKFNSKIKTSIIGKLNSDPTVPVELDDEGLMLFSKVREVYELSDKKYDITIGPLLKAWGFGEVGEISIPSKECLAQALKEIDFDKVKIEGNKIYMEPPVNEIDTGSFLKGYAVARAKKLMEDAGITSAFITTISSIDVINTKPENKPWRIGVQNPENPEEILGIIELNDEGMGVSGDYQTYVEINGKRYHHILDKTTGFPVRDKKMVVVICEDAFLADLYSTAFFTMPVEKVMKFAESDKKMKVLVVDKDMNILKTKNLDFFKK
- the rpoZ gene encoding DNA-directed RNA polymerase subunit omega, which encodes MKKDIVYDELLDKIPNKYILTIISGQRAREIGKGATLLTKCSKKDTDIKKAFREIADGKIGYEFGEEEAGE
- the gmk gene encoding guanylate kinase; its protein translation is MPKGNLYVVSGPSGAGKSTICRLVRKMLGINLATSATTREPRTGEVDGRDYYFLTKEEFLKKRENGDFLETATVHGNYYGTLKSEVENRMAKGENVILEIDVQGGLQVRDQYPGANLIFFKTPTENDLEARLRGRKTDSEETIQLRLANSIKELEYEKEYDITIINHTVEQACNELKKIIEEKSK
- a CDS encoding extracellular matrix/biofilm biosynthesis regulator RemA family protein, which encodes MRPINIGFNNMVMDVRIIAVINPDSAPSKRLREEAKLQNRLIDATLGRKTKTLIITDSNHVIMSAINPETISARIEKGE
- a CDS encoding YicC/YloC family endoribonuclease, whose protein sequence is MRSMTGYSKLTYQDESFAINMELKSVNNKNLNLKIKLPYNLNFLEGAIRTEVASKISRGSLDLKIEFEDKRELGKLFDYDRNLSSAYMNVLKEMENDFNEKFTNKMDILVRNLNVIQKNDFEIDESEYSAFVLGKVNELLIPFIQTREDEGDRLKAYFLERIDVLEEKITEIKKYKEIVVENYKEKLMERLDKIRGTIDFKDEDILKEILLFTDKSDISEEISRLDSHMEQLRKEMENNDTAVGKKMDFILQEIFRELNTTGVKCNLYDISKLIVECKNELEKIREQAMNIE